The sequence GCGCTTCATTATTCGCGCCTGTCTCGGTGGTGGCGATTGTCGGGAAAGATTTTCCATTTGACCAATTGGAATTCCTGAAACAACGGAAGGCCGATTTAAGCGGTTTAGAGA comes from bacterium and encodes:
- a CDS encoding sugar kinase; translation: MESILVVGSAALDTIEAPTGKAEDCVGGSALYFSAGASLFAPVSVVAIVGKDFPFDQLEFLKQRKADLSGLE